The Corynebacterium qintianiae genome has a window encoding:
- a CDS encoding acyl-CoA thioesterase codes for MNTPSFHGIQAILDLERIDKDIFRGRAMESKVFVRTFGGHVAGQALVAATRTVDDDKRVHSLHGYFLRGGKATEETVYLVSRVREGRSFATRKVEAMQNGEVIFSMQASFHIAGDEGPEHRDEMRRVPDPEDIKFKTDEMPASLKGLISEWADWDIRVVPSASYESDERSSGQQVVWFRSKQRLPDDDTFHICTLAYMSDMTLLFSSMVPHPGHKVQMASLDHAMWFLRPFRADEWLLYDQSSPSAHAGRALTQGKIFDRAGNLVAVTVQEGLTRTLRDGTSELPTPKQAPEG; via the coding sequence ATGAACACACCCAGCTTCCACGGCATCCAGGCGATTCTCGATCTCGAACGTATCGACAAAGATATTTTCCGCGGCCGCGCCATGGAGTCGAAAGTGTTCGTCCGCACGTTCGGCGGGCACGTCGCGGGCCAGGCGCTGGTGGCGGCGACGCGCACCGTCGACGACGACAAGCGGGTGCACTCCTTGCACGGGTACTTTCTGCGCGGCGGTAAAGCGACGGAAGAAACCGTGTACCTGGTTTCGCGAGTGCGCGAGGGCCGCAGCTTCGCTACGCGCAAGGTCGAGGCCATGCAGAACGGTGAAGTGATTTTCTCTATGCAGGCCAGTTTCCACATCGCAGGCGACGAGGGGCCCGAGCACCGGGATGAGATGCGTCGCGTGCCCGACCCGGAGGACATCAAGTTCAAGACCGACGAGATGCCCGCCAGCCTCAAGGGCTTGATCAGCGAGTGGGCCGACTGGGACATTCGGGTAGTGCCATCCGCCAGCTACGAATCCGACGAGCGCTCCTCGGGCCAGCAGGTGGTCTGGTTCCGGTCGAAACAGCGCCTGCCCGATGACGACACGTTCCACATCTGCACTCTGGCGTACATGTCCGACATGACCCTTCTGTTCTCCTCGATGGTGCCGCACCCCGGCCACAAGGTGCAGATGGCTTCGCTCGACCACGCGATGTGGTTCCTCCGCCCGTTCCGCGCCGACGAATGGCTGCTCTACGATCAGAGTTCGCCCTCGGCCCATGCCGGGCGTGCACTGACGCAGGGCAAAATTTTCGATCGCGCGGGCAACCTCGTGGCAGTCACCGTTCAGGAGGGCCTGACCCGCACGCTTCGCGACGGCACCTCGGAACTGCCCACCCCGAAACAAGCTCCGGAGGGCTAA
- a CDS encoding phosphatidylinositol mannoside acyltransferase has product MSSSFKDTLTAGAYIAGWRVAGRLPDAAVARLFNYGADRVSGNGTGMDMLRRNLTRVVGVENVDQKLVRASVRSYARYWKEAFRLPRLAGDANVVAQITRSLSGREHLDKALEQGRGVILALPHSGNWDMAGMWLVRNYGRFTTVAERLAPDSLFRAFVEFREGLGFEVLPHSGGEAPPYARLREVLEAGGIVCLLGERDLTPKGVPVEFFGEATTMPAGPAKLAVETGAALLPAHAWFEGTDRQPAWGLKAEQPLEVTTVGQTTQRLADRFASNIAAHPADWHMLQPMWPVDRPKKPRRGR; this is encoded by the coding sequence GTGAGCAGCTCGTTCAAGGACACGCTGACAGCGGGCGCCTACATCGCGGGCTGGAGAGTTGCTGGGCGCCTGCCGGACGCTGCTGTCGCGCGCCTGTTCAACTACGGCGCAGACAGGGTTTCCGGTAATGGCACAGGGATGGACATGCTGCGCCGCAACCTCACCCGCGTCGTGGGGGTGGAAAACGTGGACCAGAAGCTCGTGCGTGCGTCCGTGCGTTCCTATGCGCGCTACTGGAAGGAGGCCTTTCGCCTGCCGAGGTTGGCGGGCGACGCCAACGTGGTAGCTCAGATCACCAGGTCCCTCAGCGGGCGCGAGCACCTCGATAAGGCCCTGGAGCAGGGGAGGGGGGTAATTCTCGCCTTGCCGCACTCCGGCAACTGGGACATGGCCGGGATGTGGCTCGTGCGCAATTACGGGCGGTTCACTACCGTCGCGGAAAGGCTCGCACCGGATTCGCTTTTCCGGGCCTTCGTGGAGTTCCGCGAGGGCCTCGGTTTCGAGGTGCTCCCGCATTCCGGTGGGGAGGCGCCGCCGTACGCGAGGTTGCGAGAGGTCCTCGAGGCTGGAGGAATCGTGTGTCTGCTCGGCGAGCGCGACCTCACTCCGAAGGGGGTGCCCGTGGAGTTCTTCGGTGAGGCCACCACCATGCCCGCGGGCCCGGCGAAACTGGCGGTCGAGACGGGTGCGGCCCTCTTGCCGGCGCACGCGTGGTTCGAGGGCACCGACCGTCAACCCGCGTGGGGTCTTAAGGCTGAGCAACCGTTGGAGGTAACCACGGTGGGGCAGACCACGCAGCGCCTCGCCGACCGCTTCGCGTCGAACATCGCCGCCCATCCAGCAGACTGGCATATGCTTCAGCCGATGTGGCCGGTAGACCGGCCGAAGAAACCGCGCAGGGGTCGTTAA
- the ruvC gene encoding crossover junction endodeoxyribonuclease RuvC yields MNLEGLRVMGIDPGLTRCGLSVVQAGRGRQVIPVAVGVVRTPAASDLPERLVRLSHAVREWLDDYEPDVIAMERIFERGNVSTVMHTAHAVGVLILAAAEREIPVHMYTPSEVKKAISGNGRADKKQMTNMITRILGLTEAPKPADAADALAIAVCHCWRAPLIARGLQATTTK; encoded by the coding sequence CTGAACCTCGAGGGTTTGCGCGTGATGGGCATCGACCCGGGACTGACGCGGTGCGGCCTGTCCGTGGTGCAGGCGGGTCGCGGGCGGCAGGTGATTCCCGTCGCCGTGGGCGTCGTTCGCACGCCGGCCGCGTCTGACCTCCCCGAGCGTCTCGTCCGCCTGTCCCACGCGGTGCGGGAGTGGCTGGATGACTACGAGCCGGACGTGATCGCTATGGAGCGCATCTTCGAGCGTGGCAATGTCTCAACTGTTATGCACACCGCCCATGCCGTCGGCGTGCTCATCCTCGCCGCGGCGGAGCGGGAGATACCGGTACACATGTACACGCCGTCCGAGGTGAAGAAAGCAATCTCCGGCAACGGCCGGGCCGACAAGAAGCAGATGACGAACATGATCACCCGCATCCTCGGCTTGACGGAGGCGCCCAAGCCCGCCGATGCGGCGGACGCGCTCGCCATCGCCGTGTGCCACTGCTGGCGCGCACCCTTAATCGCCCGCGGCCTGCAGGCCACCACCACGAAATAG
- a CDS encoding YebC/PmpR family DNA-binding transcriptional regulator — translation MSGHSKWATTKHKKAANDAKRSKQWAKLIKDIEVAARTGGGDPAGNPTLDDMIRKATKASVPKDNIERARKRGSGEEAGGSNWEAVVYEGYGPNGVAVMIECLTDNRNRAATEVRTAMSKNGGNLGETGSVGYMFTRTGVVTVAKGELSEDDLLMAVLDAGAEEVRDLGEVFEVICAPTDLRAVRTALEEQEIEVDDAEQDFRASVEVDLDLDTAKKMLRLIDALEDSDDVQNVYTNMTMSDEVAAQLDD, via the coding sequence ATGTCAGGCCACTCAAAGTGGGCGACCACCAAGCATAAAAAGGCCGCCAACGACGCGAAGCGTTCGAAGCAGTGGGCGAAGTTGATCAAGGACATCGAGGTTGCCGCCCGCACCGGTGGCGGGGACCCGGCGGGTAATCCGACGCTCGACGACATGATCCGCAAGGCCACGAAGGCCTCCGTGCCGAAGGACAACATCGAGCGCGCACGTAAGCGCGGCTCCGGCGAGGAAGCTGGCGGCTCGAACTGGGAAGCCGTTGTGTACGAGGGCTACGGTCCGAACGGTGTCGCCGTCATGATCGAGTGCCTGACCGACAACCGCAACCGGGCAGCCACCGAGGTGCGCACTGCTATGTCGAAGAATGGCGGCAACCTCGGCGAGACCGGCTCGGTGGGTTACATGTTTACCCGTACCGGTGTCGTCACCGTGGCCAAGGGGGAGCTCAGCGAAGACGATCTGCTCATGGCCGTCCTGGACGCCGGCGCCGAGGAAGTGCGCGACTTGGGCGAGGTCTTCGAGGTTATTTGCGCTCCCACGGACCTGCGCGCTGTGCGCACCGCTCTCGAAGAACAGGAAATCGAGGTGGATGACGCGGAGCAGGACTTCCGTGCTTCTGTCGAGGTCGACTTGGACCTTGACACGGCCAAGAAGATGCTGCGCCTCATCGACGCCCTCGAGGACTCCGACGACGTGCAGAACGTCTACACCAACATGACTATGAGCGACGAGGTCGCCGCGCAGCTGGACGATTAA
- the ruvA gene encoding Holliday junction branch migration protein RuvA: protein MIDSLNGEVLSVGLDHAVIECAGVGYRFLAGPPTLARLTRGDTTRVLTSMVAKDDGVTLYGFVDDVARTMFHKLQTVSGLGPKLALACLSVFEPAELAGLITAGDAAAIKRIQTIPGVGKKMAERMALELKDKIDGLYEPLEGKAPVAEAAPAGASLASEQVVEALVGLGFAEKTARPVVDVLVEENPSETSSALLRAALTQLGSK, encoded by the coding sequence ATGATCGATTCTTTGAACGGGGAGGTGCTCTCCGTCGGCCTTGACCACGCGGTCATCGAGTGCGCGGGCGTAGGGTACCGTTTCCTTGCCGGGCCGCCAACCCTCGCGAGGCTGACTCGCGGCGACACCACGCGGGTCTTGACCTCAATGGTTGCCAAGGACGACGGTGTAACCCTCTACGGTTTTGTTGACGACGTCGCGCGCACCATGTTCCACAAACTACAAACGGTCAGCGGTCTCGGCCCCAAGCTGGCGCTGGCCTGCCTTTCCGTGTTCGAGCCCGCCGAGCTGGCCGGGTTGATCACCGCTGGAGACGCGGCCGCGATCAAGCGGATCCAGACCATTCCGGGCGTGGGCAAGAAGATGGCGGAGCGCATGGCGCTCGAGCTCAAAGACAAGATCGACGGGCTTTACGAGCCGTTGGAGGGGAAAGCCCCAGTGGCCGAGGCGGCCCCCGCCGGTGCATCCCTCGCCTCCGAGCAGGTCGTCGAGGCGCTCGTCGGCCTCGGGTTCGCCGAGAAGACGGCGCGCCCGGTCGTGGACGTGCTGGTGGAGGAGAACCCGTCCGAGACCTCTTCGGCGCTGCTGCGCGCAGCTTTGACGCAGCTCGGTTCAAAGTAG
- a CDS encoding glycosyltransferase family 4 protein: MRIGMVCPYSFDEPGGVQAHILDLAHVFRAQGHEVRVLGPATEHAHVPAFVTPGGAAVPIRYNGSVARLAVGPRVRGITREFIAEGNFDVLHIHEPNSPGYSMAALRLAEGPIVATYHASATSSWVLRAALPVLRSGLEKIRGGIAVSEMARRWQVEQVGADPVLIPNGVETSLFCRARGPRNDTSEVEIVFLGRLDEPRKGLDIFLRAVRGLGRRVRVTVIGGGTARSDEGVDFVGRVSDAQKAEILGRADIYVAPNTGGESFGIVLVEAMAAGCAVVASDIEAFAAVCAADTERPAGALFPVGDSGALASTLRTLIDAPASRNELIDAGTLRARQYDWESVSAQIMTVYDTVVGEKVRVRR, from the coding sequence GTGAGGATCGGCATGGTGTGCCCCTACTCCTTCGACGAACCGGGTGGTGTTCAGGCCCACATCCTTGACTTAGCGCACGTTTTTCGTGCGCAGGGCCACGAAGTGCGCGTTCTCGGACCCGCGACCGAGCACGCGCACGTGCCAGCGTTTGTCACCCCCGGGGGTGCAGCGGTGCCGATCCGGTATAACGGCTCGGTGGCGCGTCTCGCCGTCGGACCGCGAGTTCGCGGCATCACCCGCGAATTCATCGCAGAGGGCAACTTCGACGTCCTCCACATCCACGAGCCGAACTCGCCGGGTTACTCCATGGCCGCGCTGCGTCTGGCAGAGGGGCCGATCGTGGCCACGTACCACGCGTCCGCGACCTCGTCGTGGGTGCTGCGCGCCGCGCTTCCCGTGCTCCGATCCGGGTTGGAGAAGATCCGCGGCGGCATTGCGGTTAGTGAGATGGCCAGGCGCTGGCAGGTGGAGCAGGTCGGTGCGGACCCCGTCCTCATTCCCAACGGTGTGGAGACGTCGCTCTTCTGCCGCGCGCGCGGTCCACGCAACGACACCAGCGAGGTGGAGATCGTCTTCCTTGGCAGGCTCGACGAGCCGCGCAAGGGCCTCGACATTTTCCTCCGAGCGGTCCGCGGGCTCGGCCGCCGAGTGCGCGTTACCGTCATCGGCGGGGGTACCGCGCGCAGCGACGAGGGTGTCGACTTCGTCGGCAGGGTCAGCGACGCGCAAAAGGCTGAGATCCTCGGCCGGGCCGACATCTACGTTGCCCCCAACACGGGTGGCGAGTCCTTCGGCATCGTGCTCGTCGAGGCCATGGCCGCAGGCTGCGCCGTTGTCGCCAGCGACATCGAAGCCTTCGCCGCGGTGTGCGCCGCCGACACCGAGCGCCCCGCCGGTGCGCTCTTCCCGGTTGGGGATTCGGGCGCGCTCGCTTCAACGCTGCGCACGCTTATCGACGCCCCCGCGTCGCGCAACGAGCTCATCGACGCAGGCACTCTTCGCGCGCGGCAGTACGACTGGGAGAGCGTGTCTGCGCAGATCATGACTGTTTATGACACCGTCGTCGGCGAGAAGGTTCGGGTGCGCCGATGA
- a CDS encoding HIT family protein — MDSTGPQRPDEYVERGVGTPDRLERLWAPYRAAYITAEPGGQQAQDPFLAAPQRSDEDGLIVARGKTVYALLNLYPYNSGHLMVVPYRKVAELEELSDEEATELMAFAQKAVRALKTVSRPDAINVGLNLGKASGGSVGDHLHLHVVPRWAGDASFMTVLGGTKVLPQLLRETRELLADAWPDGTGGTTGGTDA; from the coding sequence GTGGATAGCACCGGCCCGCAGCGGCCGGACGAGTACGTCGAGCGCGGCGTAGGCACCCCGGACCGCCTCGAGCGGTTGTGGGCTCCATACCGCGCTGCGTACATCACCGCGGAACCAGGTGGCCAGCAAGCGCAGGACCCTTTCCTCGCAGCGCCGCAGCGCAGTGACGAGGATGGGCTCATCGTCGCACGCGGCAAGACCGTCTACGCGCTGCTAAATCTGTACCCGTACAATTCCGGCCACCTCATGGTCGTGCCCTACCGCAAGGTCGCCGAACTCGAGGAGCTCAGCGACGAGGAAGCCACCGAGCTGATGGCGTTCGCCCAGAAGGCTGTCCGCGCGTTGAAGACGGTGTCGCGCCCGGATGCAATCAACGTCGGGCTCAATCTGGGTAAGGCGTCCGGCGGCTCGGTCGGGGACCACTTGCACCTCCATGTCGTGCCGCGGTGGGCGGGCGATGCCAGTTTCATGACGGTCCTCGGCGGCACCAAAGTCCTGCCGCAGCTGCTCAGGGAGACGCGGGAGCTGCTAGCCGACGCTTGGCCCGACGGGACCGGGGGCACCACCGGGGGCACCGATGCTTAG
- the pgsA gene encoding phosphatidylinositol phosphate synthase, with protein MLSVHGREPAAFVVEPVARGLLRAGLTPNVTTLLGTAATILVSVVLIPLNHLVLAAALSAFFAAFDMVDGTMARLRGGGTAYGATLDASCDRITDGALFGAIAVWFIYVADASPTVVAVTLAVLVLSQVISYIKARGEAGGLAIDGGLIERPERLIIAFVGLALEGFGLSGALSVAMWILLAGSLVTVVQRFRLAANDPGAHERTAPPAGVKR; from the coding sequence ATGCTTAGCGTGCACGGCCGCGAGCCGGCCGCCTTCGTCGTCGAACCCGTCGCCCGCGGGTTGCTCAGGGCAGGGTTGACCCCCAATGTGACCACGCTGCTGGGAACGGCGGCGACGATCCTCGTCTCAGTGGTGCTCATTCCCCTGAACCATCTCGTGCTAGCGGCGGCGCTGTCCGCGTTCTTCGCGGCCTTCGACATGGTCGATGGCACCATGGCCCGGCTCAGAGGCGGTGGCACGGCCTACGGTGCGACTTTGGACGCCAGCTGCGACCGGATCACTGACGGGGCGCTGTTCGGTGCGATCGCGGTGTGGTTCATCTACGTCGCTGACGCCTCGCCGACCGTCGTCGCGGTCACGCTCGCCGTCCTTGTGCTCTCGCAGGTGATCAGCTACATCAAGGCGCGCGGTGAAGCGGGGGGGCTCGCCATCGACGGCGGGCTGATCGAACGCCCCGAGCGCCTCATAATCGCATTCGTCGGTCTGGCGCTCGAAGGCTTCGGCCTCTCCGGTGCACTGTCGGTGGCGATGTGGATCCTTCTGGCGGGTTCCCTGGTCACCGTCGTGCAGCGGTTCCGGCTCGCCGCGAATGACCCCGGTGCGCACGAGCGCACCGCACCTCCCGCCGGGGTGAAGCGGTGA